Proteins encoded by one window of Cyanobium sp. NS01:
- a CDS encoding mechanosensitive ion channel family protein → MSALLPMAIPGLVLTPLLVLGLLGLHAWLRRRTRLPDLPLLLPLGAALVHGAVATIPAGLVGATASRWLASLDQLLLGYALIRLATWAGVQVPGSLGWWPQPPKILRDLAMLVLAAAYTALVLRERAGVNLVGLFTTSAVLTAVVGLAAQETLKDMVAGISLQLDAPFSEGDWIEVNGEAGVVKSVTLMNTYLQPADGSLLVIPNDTVAQAMARCFAPRAPVGNRFSIGLDYALPPGQACALLEAAMADCPGVLTEPPPRAWVGSYADSAITYELMVWHQGAGELQRLEVRSAVLQHIWYALSRAGHSIPYPVRELRPKDPAPAADDPALIDVAARARLLGRNGLFQELGAEQLARLAPLTRCLRFGPGELVMREGDPSTALFQVVQGGVDVLKTNPQGGQTRLARLEVGDVFGEMGLCTGARRSASVRATADTVLLEVERDDLLPLVEAEPQFLEQLAHLVNRRRCEQEQVSAEQEAERELNLLQRMQQLFGAMGPVSGRRTTPAG, encoded by the coding sequence ATGAGCGCGTTGTTGCCGATGGCGATCCCCGGGCTGGTGCTCACCCCGCTGCTGGTGCTCGGGCTGCTGGGGCTGCACGCCTGGCTGAGGCGACGCACCCGGCTGCCGGATCTCCCCCTGCTGCTGCCCCTGGGCGCGGCCCTGGTGCACGGCGCCGTTGCCACCATCCCGGCCGGCCTGGTGGGGGCCACGGCCAGCCGCTGGCTCGCCAGCCTTGACCAGCTGCTGCTGGGCTATGCCCTGATCCGGCTGGCCACCTGGGCCGGCGTGCAGGTGCCCGGCAGCCTGGGCTGGTGGCCCCAGCCGCCGAAGATCCTGCGCGACCTGGCCATGCTGGTGCTGGCCGCCGCCTACACCGCCCTGGTGCTGCGCGAGCGGGCGGGGGTGAATCTGGTGGGGCTGTTCACCACCTCGGCGGTGCTGACCGCCGTGGTGGGCCTGGCCGCCCAGGAAACGCTCAAGGACATGGTCGCCGGCATCAGCCTGCAACTCGATGCCCCCTTCAGTGAGGGCGACTGGATCGAGGTGAATGGAGAGGCGGGCGTGGTCAAGAGCGTCACCCTGATGAACACCTACCTGCAGCCCGCCGACGGCAGCCTGCTGGTGATCCCCAACGACACCGTGGCCCAGGCGATGGCGCGCTGTTTCGCGCCGCGGGCGCCGGTGGGCAACCGCTTCAGCATCGGTCTCGACTACGCCCTGCCGCCGGGCCAGGCCTGCGCCCTGCTGGAGGCGGCGATGGCCGACTGCCCCGGGGTGCTGACGGAGCCGCCGCCGCGGGCCTGGGTGGGGAGCTACGCCGACAGCGCCATCACCTATGAGCTGATGGTGTGGCACCAGGGTGCCGGTGAGCTGCAACGGCTGGAGGTGCGCAGCGCCGTGCTGCAGCACATCTGGTACGCCCTCAGCCGCGCCGGCCACAGCATTCCCTACCCGGTGCGGGAGCTCAGGCCCAAAGACCCGGCCCCGGCGGCAGATGATCCCGCCCTGATCGATGTGGCCGCCCGGGCCAGGCTGCTGGGCCGCAACGGGCTGTTCCAGGAGCTGGGGGCTGAGCAGCTGGCGCGCCTGGCGCCGCTCACCCGCTGCCTGCGCTTCGGGCCGGGGGAACTGGTGATGCGCGAGGGGGATCCGAGCACCGCCCTGTTCCAGGTGGTGCAGGGCGGCGTGGACGTGCTCAAGACCAACCCCCAGGGGGGTCAGACCCGCCTGGCCAGGCTGGAGGTGGGCGACGTGTTCGGAGAGATGGGGCTCTGCACCGGCGCCCGCCGCAGCGCCAGCGTGCGCGCCACGGCGGACACCGTGCTGCTGGAGGTGGAACGCGACGACCTGCTGCCCCTGGTGGAGGCCGAACCGCAGTTCCTCGAGCAGCTGGCCCATCTGGTCAACCGCCGCCGCTGCGAACAGGAGCAGGTGTCGGCGGAGCAGGAGGCGGAGCGGGAGCTGAACCTGCTGCAGCGGATGCAGCAGCTGTTCGGCGCCATGGGGCCCGTCAGCGGGCGCAGAACCACACCTGCAGGCTGA
- a CDS encoding SIMPL domain-containing protein (The SIMPL domain is named for its presence in mouse protein SIMPL (signalling molecule that associates with mouse pelle-like kinase). Bacterial member BP26, from Brucella, was shown to assemble into a channel-like structure, while YggE from E. coli has been associated with resistance to oxidative stress.) — protein MRWLSALLLPALVQVVQPTAALAQAQVQLQCSGTLLEARGSAELRREASRFRFSLALEAEAASSDEALAALEARLVTLRQELSTLAADELEVSSPNTWERGRRGRDPAAWVASLQVSGSLALPQLQPLVRRVGGLPGVRLSPVSTEANPEQDRAARQQLLRAAYQDAQQQARDLTAVMGLEALRPIQVQVEGAQRPVPLRAMADAAPAAFDPAELPPPIDRLSLQVWFCAR, from the coding sequence ATGCGTTGGCTCTCCGCCCTGCTGTTGCCGGCCCTGGTCCAGGTTGTGCAGCCCACCGCTGCCCTCGCCCAGGCCCAGGTGCAGCTCCAGTGCAGCGGCACCCTGCTGGAGGCCCGCGGCTCAGCGGAGCTCCGGCGTGAAGCCAGTCGCTTCCGCTTCTCCCTGGCCCTGGAGGCCGAGGCGGCCAGCAGTGACGAAGCCCTGGCGGCCCTCGAAGCTCGGCTGGTGACCCTGCGGCAGGAGCTCAGCACCCTGGCCGCGGATGAGCTGGAGGTCAGCTCCCCCAACACCTGGGAGCGGGGTCGCCGCGGCAGGGATCCCGCCGCCTGGGTGGCCAGCCTGCAGGTGAGCGGCAGCCTTGCCCTGCCGCAGCTGCAGCCCCTGGTGCGCCGGGTGGGGGGCCTGCCGGGGGTGCGGTTGTCGCCGGTGAGCACCGAGGCCAACCCCGAACAGGACCGGGCCGCCCGCCAGCAGTTGTTGCGGGCCGCTTACCAGGACGCCCAGCAGCAGGCCCGTGACCTCACGGCGGTGATGGGCCTGGAGGCGTTGCGGCCGATCCAGGTGCAGGTGGAGGGCGCTCAGCGCCCGGTGCCGCTGCGGGCGATGGCGGATGCCGCCCCTGCCGCCTTCGACCCCGCCGAACTGCCGCCCCCGATCGACCGCCTCAGCCTGCAGGTGTGGTTCTGCGCCCGCTGA
- the speA gene encoding biosynthetic arginine decarboxylase, with the protein MVLTAPPSTWSAEDGASLYGLDRWGDPYFSVNARGHVIVQPRGDRGGSLDLVELVRELQGRDLSLPLLIRFDDILEDRLERLHAAFERAIAQYGYAGRYQGVFPVKCNQQRHVVEQLVESGRRWHFGLEAGSKAELLIALSLVDDPQALLICNGYKDQRYIETAILARRLGRQPVVVIEQADEVERIIRASRELGAAPLIGIRAKLSSRSTGRWGSSVGERAKFGLSVPDLLSTVEALRQADLLGELRLLHFHIGSQINDIAVLKDALQEAGQIYVELTRLGAPMGLLDVGGGLGIDYDGSRTATAASKNYSLQNYANDVVATVRECCAPHGVAVPTLVSESGRAIASHFSVLVFDVLGTGHPPGGVPPEEADEPLTVHNLRETLATIEASAAPGAGTRPELSCELLQEAWNDALKFKDDALAAFRLGYLGLPQRARAEQLTWACAEAIAARLTALPEGTEIPEQLGALQAALASTYYANLSVFRSAPDTWAIDQLFPVLPIQRLDERPTGLGSFADLTCDSDGKLARFIDRGQVKSLLELHPPRAGEPYWVGLFLAGAYQEVMGNLHNLFGSTNAVHIRLGTSGHYVVDHVVRGDTNAEVLEVMEHDPRQLLERLRLASEEAINGGQLKISDARRLMAHLEHSLGQTTYLQS; encoded by the coding sequence ATGGTGCTCACCGCTCCTCCCAGCACCTGGAGCGCCGAGGACGGCGCCAGCCTCTACGGCCTGGATCGCTGGGGCGACCCCTACTTCTCCGTCAACGCCCGCGGCCACGTGATCGTGCAGCCCCGCGGCGACAGGGGCGGCTCCCTGGATCTGGTGGAGCTGGTGCGGGAGCTGCAGGGCCGCGATCTGTCGCTGCCGCTGCTGATCCGCTTCGACGACATCCTCGAAGACCGGCTGGAGCGGCTCCACGCCGCCTTCGAGCGGGCCATCGCCCAGTACGGCTATGCCGGTCGCTACCAGGGGGTGTTCCCGGTGAAGTGCAACCAGCAGCGCCACGTGGTGGAGCAGCTGGTGGAGAGCGGCCGGCGCTGGCATTTCGGCCTGGAGGCCGGCAGCAAGGCCGAGCTGCTGATCGCCCTCTCCCTGGTGGACGACCCCCAGGCCCTGCTGATCTGCAACGGCTACAAGGATCAGCGCTACATCGAGACGGCGATCCTGGCGCGGCGGCTGGGGCGGCAGCCGGTGGTGGTGATCGAGCAGGCCGATGAGGTGGAGCGCATCATCCGAGCCAGCCGTGAGCTGGGCGCCGCGCCGCTGATCGGCATCCGGGCCAAGCTCTCCAGCCGCAGCACCGGCCGCTGGGGCAGCTCCGTGGGGGAGCGGGCCAAGTTCGGCCTCTCGGTGCCCGATCTGCTCAGCACGGTGGAGGCCCTGCGCCAGGCCGATCTGCTCGGTGAGCTGCGCCTGCTGCACTTCCACATCGGCAGTCAGATCAACGACATCGCCGTGCTCAAGGACGCCCTGCAGGAGGCGGGTCAGATCTACGTGGAGCTCACCCGGCTGGGAGCGCCGATGGGCCTGCTGGATGTGGGCGGCGGCCTGGGGATCGACTACGACGGCAGCCGCACGGCCACCGCCGCCTCCAAGAACTATTCGCTGCAGAACTACGCCAATGACGTGGTGGCCACGGTGCGGGAGTGCTGCGCCCCCCATGGAGTGGCCGTGCCCACCCTGGTGAGCGAGAGCGGCCGGGCCATCGCCAGCCACTTCTCGGTGCTGGTGTTCGACGTGCTCGGCACCGGCCACCCCCCCGGCGGTGTGCCCCCTGAGGAAGCCGACGAGCCGCTCACGGTGCACAACCTGCGCGAAACGCTGGCCACGATCGAGGCCAGCGCCGCGCCTGGGGCCGGCACCAGGCCTGAGCTGAGCTGCGAGCTGCTGCAGGAGGCCTGGAACGATGCGCTCAAGTTCAAGGACGATGCCCTGGCCGCCTTCCGGCTGGGCTATCTGGGCCTGCCCCAGCGAGCCCGGGCCGAGCAGCTCACCTGGGCCTGCGCCGAGGCGATCGCCGCCCGGCTCACCGCGCTGCCGGAGGGCACCGAGATCCCCGAGCAGCTGGGCGCCCTGCAGGCCGCCCTGGCCAGCACCTACTACGCCAACCTCTCGGTGTTCCGCTCGGCGCCGGACACCTGGGCCATCGACCAGCTGTTCCCGGTGCTGCCGATCCAGCGCCTCGACGAGCGCCCCACGGGCCTGGGCAGCTTCGCCGACCTCACCTGCGATTCCGACGGCAAGCTGGCCCGCTTCATCGACCGGGGCCAGGTGAAGTCGCTGCTGGAACTGCACCCGCCCCGCGCCGGGGAGCCCTACTGGGTGGGCCTGTTCCTGGCCGGGGCCTACCAGGAGGTGATGGGCAACCTGCACAACCTGTTCGGCAGCACCAATGCGGTGCACATCCGCCTCGGCACATCAGGGCACTACGTGGTGGATCACGTGGTGCGGGGTGACACCAATGCCGAGGTGCTCGAGGTGATGGAGCACGACCCGCGCCAACTGCTGGAGCGGCTGCGGCTGGCCAGCGAGGAGGCGATCAATGGCGGCCAGCTGAAGATCAGCGACGCGCGCCGGCTGATGGCCCACCTGGAGCACAGCCTGGGGCAGACCACCTACCTGCAGTCCTGA
- the ndk gene encoding nucleoside-diphosphate kinase has product MAAERTFIAIKPDGVQRGLVAEILGRFERKGFKLVGLKQLTPSRELAENHYGVHRERPFFAGLVDFITSGPVVAMVWEGDGVIASARKLIGATKPLEAEPGTIRGDLAVNIGRNVIHGSDAPETALFEIGLWFQPSELSDWTPSDQGWRSEG; this is encoded by the coding sequence ATGGCCGCCGAACGCACTTTCATCGCCATCAAGCCCGATGGTGTTCAGCGGGGCCTGGTGGCTGAAATCCTGGGCCGCTTCGAGCGCAAGGGCTTCAAGCTGGTGGGCCTCAAGCAGCTCACCCCCAGCCGTGAGCTGGCCGAGAACCACTACGGCGTGCACCGGGAGCGTCCTTTCTTCGCCGGGCTGGTGGATTTCATCACCTCGGGGCCGGTGGTGGCGATGGTCTGGGAGGGCGACGGCGTCATTGCCAGCGCCCGCAAGCTGATCGGCGCCACCAAACCCCTCGAGGCCGAACCCGGCACGATCCGCGGCGACCTGGCCGTGAACATCGGCCGCAACGTGATCCACGGCTCCGATGCCCCTGAAACGGCCCTGTTTGAGATCGGTCTCTGGTTCCAGCCCTCCGAGCTGAGCGACTGGACCCCCTCAGACCAGGGCTGGCGCAGCGAGGGCTGA
- a CDS encoding DUF3307 domain-containing protein — MADLQAGLDLFLLLAMGHFLGDFALQSDRMALEKCPGVRGVLPWGWWLVAHAGIHGFLVAVITGVPLLGLAEWILHAGIDLGKCRRLYSIGIDQMLHLGCKLLWVAVLLLR; from the coding sequence GTGGCCGATCTCCAGGCAGGCCTGGATCTGTTTCTGCTGCTGGCCATGGGCCATTTCCTCGGCGACTTCGCCCTGCAGAGCGACCGCATGGCCCTGGAGAAGTGCCCCGGTGTCAGGGGGGTGCTGCCCTGGGGCTGGTGGCTGGTGGCCCACGCCGGCATCCATGGCTTCCTGGTGGCGGTGATCACCGGTGTGCCCCTGCTGGGCCTCGCCGAGTGGATCCTCCACGCCGGCATCGACCTGGGCAAGTGCCGTCGCCTCTACAGCATCGGCATCGACCAGATGCTGCACCTGGGCTGCAAGCTGCTCTGGGTGGCCGTGCTGCTGCTGCGCTGA